A segment of the Nerophis lumbriciformis linkage group LG08, RoL_Nlum_v2.1, whole genome shotgun sequence genome:
CCGATGAAGAAGAGGAGGCGTACAGACAGGGCCATGTGGTTTTTGATTCCTTCCCAGTGGCTCAGGCTTACCCACCAAAGGTAGTATGTGATAACCATACGACAGTGGAACATGTGGATCATCATCCACTGGTTGAATTTCCAAAACAGACTGCGGGCATAGCCGGCCTAACAAAAACAAATTGAGGGAGAGAAGGTTGAAAAAAATTACAACTATTTTTAAAACTACTTACTTGCTTCTGCAATTATTACAATTACTCTTTAGCTTTGTAAGTGTAGCAGATTTTTGACATTGCAATACATACTTTTAGATACTTTCCAACCTTTATTGTGAaccaaaaggttaaaaaaatataaatatataactactttataaaaaaagaaaaaaatatgctcatatattccatccatccattttatatatattatgtaagaaatgttttCATTCCTCATACGATATTAGAGCCTCAAGTACTACAAATGATtatagtattattttgtagtgtgtaatgtttgagaacaatggtaggtatgaaaaactcgCCTTAACACAGACTTACAGTTATTTGTATCAGTTATTTGAATCCAAAATAATTaagttaaaggggtcatatcatggTGTCTttcctacattaaaacattttcttgtagtCTACATTACATATAGaggtggttctttgatcaaaataTTGCATTGGTTACGTGAAGTGAATTATttgtatatagcacttttctgtagagactcaaagctctttacatAATGAAACTCATTAACTACttatttaagctacatttaaaccagtgttggtggcactggaagcaggtgggtaaagtgtcttgctcaaggacacaacagctgtgatTAGGATAACGGAAGcgaggatcaaacctggaaccctcaagttgctggcacggtcgctctagCAACTGAGCCATGCCGCCCTTAAAGTTATAGAAAGTTATGTTTTGCATACTGTCTTCAAGATGCTTTCTGACTAAATTTTGTAGGCGGTCATATTTAGGTGCCTCAAcctcgactgcgtcttctccccgccagccatgttgtagtttttaacacTTCCATATTGCGTCTACTGACAAAGATAGgctagaactatacactactttgtattagaaatggcaacagcggaggatgcatgtgcatgtacgagccagtcttccccacaacaagaggatagagaaaaagaaggaacttattgactacagcgtggaAACAATTGCGAACTTGCCCAAAGATCTTTGTATACATTTCTACAATATTAGGATATACCTACCCACAGACGCCACAGGTCACACAACGTCACAAGAGAGCTATTTCCAAGGAAGGACGAAAGGCAAGGTTATTGTATAATATATCCCTGCAAtgtctccacggtttgatttaaaatgttcaAATACACAAAGGCAGGAACTATCAGGTAAGaagagttggttttgcataatcggtcccctttaagttaagctcatgaccatgtaaattgaatgatgcggagacgtttgttactgaatatgaATATACTTCAGCCGTAgatactttgtatgtgtaagtaatatgcttctataattaattatttgatacttgtttatattgacaaaagtaGTGTGTTATACATATTCAATTAACAACACTTTTTGCGTATATCTAGCTTGTGTTCtatcgtgtgcttagctgttgtgtagctgctagattCTAGTGGCCTTTAGCCtacaatgtttaccttttgtaaattatttCACTAACATaacaccaaccttgtgtgcttattggagggtaTTTACCTTAAAAGTAGCTGTCTATCTTTCcagaagtaaacacgttgcagaatTGTTTGTATCAGAGCTGACATTGGAGATTTGGTTTgcatttggtttgtttttttgcagATATTGAACCAATATCAgtaacaagttggtacacttctaTCCAGTTTTTCAGTTCAATTCAGTTCAgttaatttcatttatttatttaattcataaaTATCAAAGGAATACtattaaataaatcaattaacATAACACTAAagtaaaatatgaatgaaaatgagCAGAAAGAAGTAAGAAACGTATAATAACCGCCCCCtattttcacaaatacaacaatggacTTTCAATGTTGGTGACTAAAAAGCcattgtggagaggcggggccggcagtccAACGGCAAGGCAGGGCACACCGTAGCCTgccccaagatggcggcgaggaggcgtgcagcgaggcggggtgcgCCTGGAGAGACGTCGCAATCATTATaaggtgcgtggatcgcgcagCTGGGGACAATGTAATTATCCTCTCGCACCGTATAAAAGGGCGGCAGACGTAAACGTCGGGGAGAGAGGCGGAGGGAAGAGAAGGAGCCAGAGGGAAGCTGACGCTGAACGAGAGCGACAAAGAGCGCACGAACGATGGCGACGCCCGCGGCTGGGAAGCTGGAGCGGAGGAGCGAGCAAAAAGAGACAGAGCGTAAGGGAGACAACGACACCGTGACGCTGAAAAGCGAACAGCAGAGCGAACAGGTGGAggcggagctgaaaagcgacccgaccacCGACGACGaaggtttattgaaaaataaagaagtctaaacctgccGCAACATGTCTTTCCTTGCTGGTTCGTGGATCCACACAACGGCTTGAGACCATATTTTCattttacaattaaaatcaatgttgaagAAATAATTCTACTCAGTCATATATTTTCATCAttatgattttttaatttttttgaaaacAGAAAGAGTTTTGTTTTATTCCACTGTCAAGTTTGTTCCATAAACTAACGTCTCTGACTGAAATACTTCTTTACATTATCACGGTTCtaaattttaatttattaaagaTCTCAGTTTCTTTCaggttttaattattttatctttttacAAATCTGTTTTGAATGTCTGGTAGAATTGTTTCAAGTGCTTTGTACATGATTTTTAGGATATTATACTCTGCCAGTTCATGAAATATTAATTACCGGTAGATTAACTGTTTGAATATTGGGTTTGTGGATTCCTTGTATGCATTTCCAGTAATGATTATtactgctcttttctgtagaAGGAAGATTGgattcaaaaatgttttacagGCACTACACCACACTTCAATACAATATGTCAGATATGGAACAATGAGTGagttatacaaaatatacaatgctTTTTGATTTATCAACTCATTGTGATTTCCAAGACAAATGTTCATCAATCACCCAAAAACTTGACCCCGTGTTGTTTGAATCTGAACTCCTTCGACATATGAGCATCCACACCTTTCCTATTACTgcaaaaaatcataaatttagtTTTACTAGTATCCAAAGATATCCTATTAACATCAAACCATCTTTTAATTTTGATGAATTAGATTTCAACAACCACTAAGACATCTGTAATATTTTGTCCTGAATAAAATAATGTGTATAAAATACACTTTAACAGTTTGGAAACCATGGTCATATCATTGACGTACATGAGAAACAGTATTGGTCCAAGGACTGATCCTTGTGGTACTCCACAACTAATATTATGTAAGGCAGACTTCCAATTTTTAACTTCCACAAACTGTTTTCTGTCCTTTCGGTAACTTTTGACCCACTCATGAGCCACTCCtcttattccatatttgtttgtCCAATAATAACTTATGATCGAGCGTATCAAACGCTTTTTGAAGATCTACGAAAATACTTACTATTGTAAGTTGTTTTCTATCTATTGCAGTTTAAATTTCTTCTACCAAATCAACTATTACTGTTGTTGAGTGATTGGGACGAAACCCATATTGACTATTACTTAAAATGGTATATATCTATTACTACATTTATTTAACCTAAAAGCAAACAATTTATCTACGATCTTTAAGAACTGTGGCATCAGTGATATTGGTCTGtaatttgagtaccgtatttttcggactataagtcgcagttttttttcatagtttggacgggctccagtgcgatttatatatgttttttttccttctttattatgcattttcggcaggtgcgacttatactccgaaaaatatggtacttgtgTTTGTTTTCACCTTTGTAAAGTGGTATTACCTAACtattttggggacggcgtggcgcagttgggagagtggccgtgccagcaacctgagggttcctggttcaatccccactttataccaacctcgtcacgtccgttgtgtccttgagcaagacacttcacccttgctcctgatgggtcgtggttagggcgttgcatggcagctcccgccatcagtgtgtgaatgtgtgtgtgaatgggtgaatgtggaaatagtttcaaaccgctttgagtacattgaaggtagaaaagcgctatgcaattATAACCTGTTTAACCCGTTTAACAATTAAACTATTTTCCACACAGTTGGGTAGAGATTGACAATGATCTACCACCTGATTACCTTACTGTAATAAAAAAGGGAACAGggtaacaaatacaaacacaACTTCCCGATTCTTAAAAATAGAAAGattatttttagttatttgttgCCAGACAAGACTTGAACAAAACACACCGATCAACTTTAAACAAAGAATAAGTTATGTAATGTCTTCCTACCTTCAGAAGCATCCAGGAAATGCAGGTGAATGGCGTGCTCATCTCCAGCAGCAGTGTCGCCATTGGTAGGAAGTGCCCCATGTCATCACACACTACTGCCCCTACGTATCCTGCCAAGGCAAAGAAATGGTGCGTTGCCAGTGGGAGGTCAAGTGACCAAAACACCAAACCAGAGATGTGAATTGCTACATTCTCAAACACAAAGAACCCTGTGGCTGTGAGGACGGTGAACCACGACCAGTCCTCCTGTCCCCTGACTTTGTCTCTGCTCAACTCTGAGTCCTGAGTGAGAGTTTTGAGACCAGCAAATGAACTCTGGATACCGAACACTGCCCGGGTAGCCGCCAGGTTCCAGAAAACCTTCTGTTTAGCATTAAGGGAGCTGTAGGTGCGGGACAGTGCTGCAGAAAGAAGGTGGGATACAAGGAAGATTGCTGTATAGAAGGCAAAACCCATGCCAATAAGTTGGTAGCGTCGATCCCATGGGTATTGTGCAGCAGCTTGGGAGGGAAGGTGGCTGGGATGCTGCCCAGGATCCATGTTGGTGGATATTAGTTATTAGTATGTCAGTTTAGTAGTACCAGGATGTACTGACACctgcaaaacaaaataaaacagctaAGCAAGCGACCACCATTTTACCACATTAAATACAGTTGTATGGTCAAGTAACACTCCTCAGCGTATTATTAAATCATAACTTACTACCACTAGGACTGTGAGAATAGTTTTACAGGCACAGAGGAAAGTGGATTTTGTTCGAAAAGCATTCCAGTTAGCAAACTCAAATCCACCAAAAAGTCGACGAGTCATGCAAGATTACACGCCCTAAACTCGccttgtgtgtgtaaaacatgAGCAAATACATAGTTGGAATGGAATTAAAGTTTTGAAATGAAAAGGCATTTCATTTTTACTTACATGGCCTTCCTACGATCGTGTAAGAAAAAAGCTACATCTTCATTGATATCACGCCAGTTTTAATTTGGTCATGTGACCGACAAACAGGAAGTCACGCCTACTCAGATGTCCAGACCTCTTATTGGACCAAATATGCCAGCGCAGCATGCTATTGGTTACTACTTTCATGTCGTCATTCTCgaggaaatgaacacattaaatcaaaaaagacaaaacacattaaatcaacacatAAAAACCAAAGAGTCTTAAGAATGATATTGTTTTAttgaatacatattttatttgtgtCTTTCAAAATTAGTTTTTGCGGTGAATGCCTTTTCATGAAAGAGATTGAACTGTGAAAATCAAGTAAATTAATTTCTAAATGTGTATTTGGTATAGATTACATGCCAGATGTAATAGTAATGGCTGACTTTACTCGCTCAGCTGAGTCGGctgccacactaaatattgaCGACAACTTCATCTTGTGGTGAGTTTGTGTCACTACAATACCAATATTGTCACTGGGCAAATTGGACATTTCACCAAACATATCTTATTTAACGTAAGGATTAACATTTAATATTACTGCttctttaactttaataatacgCCATTCTACATTCAATTCGGAAGATTAAatgataaacaaaaaacaactttgggGATGTTGAAATGTTAGCCGATAACATTTCTGGTTGTTTTATTTCACAGAATTAGTTTAATTGAATTTGGTGTCAAAGGGAAATGTCGATTACATCGTCAGCCTTACTGTATTCGAACTTGTAAAATGATTGTTTCTCAAAGAAGAGCCACACATTTTGAACCGAATGACCTTTTTTCGGTTCAACGTAATATGTGTTCCTTGTTTTTAAGATTTACTTAACAAATTGATAAAGTTCTTATCGCATTTATAAATCAAAATGCACAATATTACCTTGAATGATCGTTTTTAAGCATCCTCAACAGGAACCAGAATGTCCCTCACTAGAAAGTACactttttacatacattttacaATGTAAACCTTTGCTTAGTTAGTATAACGATACACTATTACTGTATTTTAGTAATCTACTGTTACACTCAATATCTATTCACACTAGATTGATCCACTTTTAATTAAAAATGGGGAAACTTGAAGTAGAAAGACCCACAAAGTCATGATGAGGGTGTTATAAAACCCTGACCTCAACCCCATCGAACCCTCAAAACAACATttaatgacaacatttaattgtcattaaatgacaacatttaattacaaaaaaaaagaagtatttctAGAAATGTAAAAAAGCTGGTTTAACTGCCAAAAGGGGTACTCCATATTTTCTATATGTTGCTTCTTGTAGGTGTAATCAATGACTAGGTGTCCCAATAGTTGGCCATATAATGAATTGTAATTTATTGCAGTGCAACCCGCTTATATTGGCGGCCCTTGAATTGGCTCACTGATGGTGGTATAAGCGAATTTACGCACACTGTAATTGATCTGAAACTACACATTCCATTCACAATTATTTATGACAGAAGGCAGGATTTTTGAACGTACTCCACTTTGTTGACACAGTTTTCTCCACATTTGTGGATATTCTTCTGTGTTCATATGATATTGTTGCGGTAGAAGAATTGTGTATGTGTTTGAGCTGTGTTTCTATcctattttgaagcttactttagacaagggatgggcgatatggcctaaaatctatatcaggGAATATATTGCAGACTCCTGCTGTAACGATGTTTATCACAATATAATATTTggtaagtaaataataatataaccatTTTAAAACATGTTACAATGACTCCTAATTTGGCTGATGTCAGATGCAGTAATATATTGCATCAATTCCAGTTGTATTGTTTTCTCAATACCATTATTCATCTACTAattgatttactgttaatatttggttactttcTGATGTAA
Coding sequences within it:
- the cln8 gene encoding protein CLN8, translating into MDPGQHPSHLPSQAAAQYPWDRRYQLIGMGFAFYTAIFLVSHLLSAALSRTYSSLNAKQKVFWNLAATRAVFGIQSSFAGLKTLTQDSELSRDKVRGQEDWSWFTVLTATGFFVFENVAIHISGLVFWSLDLPLATHHFFALAGYVGAVVCDDMGHFLPMATLLLEMSTPFTCISWMLLKAGYARSLFWKFNQWMMIHMFHCRMVITYYLWWVSLSHWEGIKNHMALSVRLLFFIGLALLTFILNPFWTHKKTMQLLNPVDWNFPNKPVPGNNSTVNQVDVLVKPHAS